In Danio aesculapii chromosome 17, fDanAes4.1, whole genome shotgun sequence, the sequence agTGGATATatatgctgaatacactagtcaagcagaaacTACCTGTGCCttcatttgctcactgatgtctctgcatTGTCTTCTGTACGTCAGATGACACTATgtacatttaagaaaaaaactgattcatttaaaatgtctttttttaatatattttgttttatttaacattaataagatatttaacaaaaaccatacaataccaataaaaagataaaaaattgtACAGAATAATTGACATTGACAAATAAAAAAGGAGGGATTGTCTCAGTTACCAAATATATATACTGTGCACACGACATagcataaatgtataataaaacgaTGACAATATTCACGttggcggcgcagtaggtagtgttgtcgcctcacagcaagaaggtcactggttcgagcctctgctgggtcagttgacatttttgtgtggagtttgcatgttctccctgtgttggcgtgggtttcctccgggtgctctggtttcccccacagtccaaagacatgcggtacaagtgaattgggcatgctaaattgtccgtagtgtatgagtgtgaatgagtgtgtatggatgtttcccagagatgggttgcagctggaagggcatccgctgcgtaaaacatgtgctggataagttggtggttcattccacagtggcgaccccagattaataaagggactaagccgaaaagaaaatgaatgaatgaaaattcacGTTTTTACAAAGTCAGTGTCATGAATATGTAGGTTAGAGATGAAAATTGACTGAAGAATGACTTAAGTCTTAAGATAGGTCCTTGTGCGATTTCAGCTTTTTTCTGTGAAGTTTCAAGACATAGCTGTTCCATTTGAATGCCATAAAGCAGCTCATTCAACCATCTCTTATAACATCTTATAACAGGGAGCCTTTGGAAATTTCCAATTAAGTAAGATCATCTTTTCAGCTGTAATCATGCCAACCATCAGGGCTTGCTGTTGTGTTAATAGAAAGGGGTCCATTATATTAGAAAATCCAAAAATTGCCAAATGTTGGATATTGCTTCCATAAGCACTGGAAAGCGATTTAAAAATGCTGGACCAAAACTCATAAAGAACaggacaaaaccaaaataaatgtcCCAAAGTGTCACACATATGTCGCATTTAGGAGATACAGAGggaaatattttacttaatataGTTTTAGAAATGAAGGcgatttaaaactttaaattggattaatttaagtttgtttaatacatttaaatgaaacatttcatttaagtTAGTTAATTTTAggataacaataacaacaaacaaacaaaatgttacattaGATTATAAATGACAGTTTCTTAACCATCCCCgttattctccctctcttctcagatggcatggtgggccaaatcaaaagttaccatGGGCCAGCTTTGGCCCACGGAccatagtttgggcatctctgttttaAAGGGttttatatatgcattttaatTAGGTTTACTTCATTTTATTAAGTTCCATAATGTATCATCATCCATGTCACAATTTAACCACTCACATGCAAACCTTGTTAATgcggtaaaaaaaaagttaatgtttttCGCTTATGTTACAACTCTCTACATAAAATAGGGGAAAGAGCCCAGTTTCTGATGACTAAAAAAAGTCACTTCTATCATACAAGGGTCTAAAGGGCCCACCGGAAGGATGTCTTAGGTCATTTCCCCCAATTCAAATACAGGAGCTGCCCTGCTCAACACAAACACAGGATATGATCCTTGGCTTGATTTATCAGCAACAAGCAGACAATAGACACAATAGCAAGACATgctatgtgtttgtttccatgtaaAATATAGACAAGAATATAGACTAGCCTTTTGTGGTAAAACGTTTCGCAttggttaaacttacaaactcaagttcaccTTTAAAATATGAGTCAACTTGACTTCACTTAAGATGTTGAGTTTCACAATATATTTAACTCTAATAAGAATCTCTCTAATTGAGTTTAACCAATGTGAAACGTTTTACAGTCTATATTTGGGGTTACTTTgacattttatgtcatttaaagtGATGCATGATATTAAACatgacacatactgtatatgtgttttatttctatttttcaaGCAGTCCTATTGTGTTGTGTTTCGTATCTGACAAATGCTTTGTTGTTTCAACCCATATTTGAGTAAAacgtggacaaacccaaccatttggTAAAGAAAAATGTACTTttgtttcatatttgtttttactgctaaataaagaGCCATTTACATGGACAATAATGGTGgagaatcaatatttttaaatcaaatcagatttgtgaaatattcattcattttctttagtccctttattcatcagggttcaccacagcggaatgaaccgccaaattatcatatgtttttcacagcggatgcacttccaggtgcaacccagtgccgggaaacatccacacacactctttcacacacacactcatacatcacagccaatttagtttattcaattcacctatagcgcatgtttttgaacTATGGGGggaaaaacccacaccaacatggggagaacatgcaaacttcgcatagatatgccaactgacccagtcgggactcgaattagcaacattcttgctgtgaaatcacagtgctaaccactaagccaccttgAGAATAAATTCATAAGATCCTATTTCACAACTGTTCTCTTTCTCTGAAATCATAATTTATGAAAATGTCATTCACTTGTCAGatttattgacaaaaaaaattgtgtgtgtgccTATAAGCTTAATTCTGGCAGTATATTCTACATCAGAAACCGATGTCATAATATTTATATCTTACTAATCGAGTGTAGATGATAGCTACTCTGATTAATCTACTCTTTAAAAAGCTCTAACAAAATCTAAATGGGTCTAAATCTAAAACTGGACTTCTGCTATTAAGCTGACATGGGTTGATACATCTGGGATAGTCAAAACAATAAGAAGCCTGAccagttgttttttgtttggcgGCAGGAACTTGCCCTAAGAAGAGACAACGAAGCCCACTGCTCACAATGATTTCCGTTCAAGGTTATTCACTAAACAGGATGCATCAGTGTGAGTGTTGTTTTTGGTGCCTGGAATGCCTACGGACGAATGCTTCTCCATTCTCTGAGATAAACTGGATATTTTCGTCTTAAAGTGAGTAGTATGAAAGTGACGGGATGATGCGGGTGCTGATTCTGATGTTCTCCTCTTTTTTAATCGTCGGCGGGAGCAGTCGAGTGAGCACTACCTGCACAGCCGAGGCTTGCCTTACATTGCATTTGGAGAAGGAACAATTTGAAAGGGCTTCCAAAAACTGTATCGACAATGGAGGCAAACTGGTCACCATGAGAAATGAGGATGAACTCCAGAGCGTTAAATCTGCGTTTTTAGCTGCGGCGGCTGAGGATGGCGAGAGAGAGCGCGTCTTTGGCTCCAAACTTTGGATCGGACTTTCCTTGCAGAAAAAGCGCTGCACTGACTCCACGGAGGAGCTGCACGGCTTCAGGTGGACTTCAGAGCCAGAGGATTCCCAATATTCCTACTGGAAGAAGAAACCTTTGAGGACGTGCACGGAAAAAAGATGCGTGTCCATTTCGCTGGCGGATGATTTCAGATGGACAGACGGCTCGTGTCGAGACCGCGCGTTTTACATGTGCAAATTTCTTTCCAAAGGCATGTGCAGACCTATAGTGCTGGAAGAACGGAGTGAAGTCAAATACAACCTTCCGTTCTTATCAGAACCGCTCACTTTTAATGAACGGATGGTGATGATACCACATGGGACATGGGCTGAAGTACAGTGCGTCGGGTCGGAGATTCCTATTATATCATTTTGCAGCAACCAAGATGGTCCGTTTGACTGGACAAATTCTGAGCGTTTTTGCACAGCGGATAAAAGAAGTTGCGAGCTTAAAAACGGAGGCTGTGACCACCTTTGCTCGGTGACCGCAGAAGGAGGTGTTCGTTGTGAATGTCGTGAAGGTTATCACCTGATGTATGATAAAGTTAGCTGTGCTGCCAAAGACAGCTGCGAAAATTCACCTTGTGAGTTCAAGTGTGTACCGACAGTTACTGGTTACTCCTGCGCATGCGCGGAGGGCTTTCGTTTGGCTGGAGACAACATCAGTTGCGTCGATATCAATGAATGTCGTGAAGATATCTGCGGTGAACACAGGTGTCACAACACGCCTGGAAGTTATCATTGTGACTGTCATGTTGGTTTCAGGCTCGTTGCTGGCAAATGTGAAGACGTGGACGAGTGCACTGAACCCAGATGTGAGCAGGGCTGTCTGAATTCACAGGGCTCGTTCTCTTGCTACTGCCACGCAGGTTTCATTTCATTATCTGACGATAGAGGGATTTGTATTGATGTCGACGAATGTATTCTTGGTAAACCATGTGAAGACATTTGCACCAACACTATTGGTAGTTTTGAGTGTTCCTGCAGGGAACACTTCACTTTGGCTTATAATGGCATCAGCTGTGTCCCGAACCCCACAGAGAAACCACAAATTTCTCCAGGTCATAGAGAATCAATCATAACCAACTTGACTCGGTTACCTGACGGATTTGGACTGACAACAGTAAACCCTGCTTCACTTAACAAGACAAACCCTAAAACAGACTCTATTAAATCAAGAACTTTCCTCGGAAGTTCTTGGATTTTGGTTTGTGTCTTGGGTTCTGCGGTTCCATTGATTGTGCTCATTGTGATCACATCGGCTTTTGTCATCTACCGATGGAAACGTTCAAGGAGAAACATATTGAAAAATGCCACAGCTGACAACTACTGCTGGGTTTCATCTGGGTTGGACAACGAGCGGAAAAAGAGCAACACGAGTAATTACAGGCTAAATAACGGCCAAATACGAGCATAGATGCAGATATTTGAGTATTGTATGCACAAAGTTTGATTCAGTGCACTGGAACAAGTTAAactgtgtctttcattcaaagtacatttttgtattggattaccctgctgaaaaaaaactgattaaactagcataagctggttttagctggttgaccagcctagttttagaggggttttagccaattccagcctggtcttagctggtcaggctggaaaatgaccagctaaaaccaacttgaccagcctgatcTAAGCTGGACATACACCGTTAAAAGTGAAAACTAATTTAAAGCtaaattactttgacttgttacaattaaatgaattaagtttgacaaatgtgatttatgacagttttcagtGATGAGTTAAGTTAGTttttttaggtgtaacaagttttagtaattaattaaggcaagtacaagtattgttcacttgtacttgccacaaaacataaaaatattatattagcaTGGGAAGGAAATTATTTATACTGtagtaaaagtattattatttttttattacattaacatactgtaaattaCTAAAACTTGTTAAACCTAAAGAACTAAATGATTTTTTTACTGAAAACTGTCATAAGTTaggtttgtcaaacttaattcatttaattgtaacaagtcaaagtaattaGTTTAAGTTTTGACTGGTTTTGGCTGGCTTTGACTGGTTTCCAGTCTGGCtaggctgattttagctggtcattttccagcctgaccagctaaaactgtgatggaaatggctgaaaccagcttggaaatggccaaaacccctctaaaaccaggctggttgaccagcttaaaccagcctaacggcctaggctggtttaagctgttttttagcAGGGTAAGGGAAAAAAGGTTTCTTGCcttaatctgttttatttaatttgcctTAAAGCAAAAAATCAACCCCCTagaaaaattaaaagcattaggTTTTCTCAAAAAGTAGTATTTTCACTTTAAACCAGCAGGTTACATGTCATCTGACTACAGAAAAAAAGCTTTAGGCCCACTGCTATTCAGTTATGTATTTCTAATGTGGAAAGTATAAATTTACTTGAATTTAGGTTTTAAGTTGAACCAAAGTAATTCAATTAATTCATGGTCTCTAAAACTACATTTaagtcaatgtatttttttttttctctttgggtCGGGTAAAtagtttgattaatattaaaatatagtttaaaccAAATCAAAACGATAATGAGGGAAAATTATAAATTTAGCTTCAAcaaattactgtttttttaagtTGGTCCAAAGCAAAGCTATACTTTTTTGTAAGGGTAAAAAGGGTGTATCCAAAATAAACATTGATGTAGAAGAGATCTACATTCTACCAAAGTAAAAAATAGAAGGAAAAAATACAGTCTACATagtaacaatatttttactttctgtGAATGCAATTCTTttcttaaaaacaatatatatatttgatttagattaaataaaattttaagggTTAAACCAAAGTCACATTATACTTCAACCATTATACTTCAACATAACTACTAaactacaaatacattttttaagttggTTCAAAGTATAATTGTTTTCAGTGTGGCTCATACACACCTGGCTGTAGGCACAAAGTTTGATTCAGTGTTACACACTTGTCTGTATTACACAGTTCAGActtgttaaaataattttgtgcATTTTGTTTATCAAATTTGTAATTCTAGAATTATCATTTATCATCCATTACATGTTgcataaataagtaaacataacAAAACCACATTACAATGAATGTAAGTAAACGTTTTTACCATTTGTCTTATTAAGTGCAATTCCTGTGATTACTGTTCTTTGTTTCTTAATTGTGATAGCCtataatttcacaagatattGAGAGTTTTATTTGGACACAACTTTGTATTTCTCTCTACCAATAATAATGGATTTTGTTCACATTGTCTTTTATCCAAGAGATGTATGTACTTATGATAAATAGCTGTCAAAAATGAATCTATCCTGAGACATTATTGGAGTAAAAGCACAAAATTCAACTCCCCTTTGCTTTGCACACTTTATTCACAAACGTGACTTAATGTAAATgtgttatcatttttttttatttgatttacacaATATGTGCTATTGGTTTTTTAAAAATCTCTGTACATTTTTGTAGCCTAAATAAAGCTTCATACAAGTGTTtccattgttgtttaaaacatttcTGTAATTAAGTACATGGTATTAATAATCTACTGTATAACTGGGCTATTCATGTCAGACTAATCATTTCCTTGAAGAACTTCAACTGGTTTTGTTAAAACTACACTTAACTGGTTAAAACCTTATAGGcttctgaataaataaattaattaattaattaattaaataaagttcTCTATTTGGGCCAATCATATTAATGAGTCATTTTCTTCAACTTTATGGGAGTATGTGCAGTATTCTACCTCCATCCCGTTAAAAAAAAGCCTGTGACCTGTTACTATGGAATATCTCTCCAGTCACTCAGGCGGGGTTTCCTTCCTATGTTTACCTTTATCTCTGGAATGGGTTTTCAAAATGGGCATTCAGACCACCAAATCTCTGTGCAGCTTACAAGTTAGTATCTTGAAGTCAAATTAGGATGGATACTTGTAAACAAACGATTTTTTTCGCcgtgttaattttgttttgtgctGGATTGGCACACGGCTGTGCTTGCTCAAAGAATCTGAAACACTGTGCAAACATCTTCCAAATGCCGGTGGACTTCCAAACGGCTCAAGAGAATTGCAAACAGCGAGGCGGCCGACTCTCTACCCTAGCAAACTCATCGGAGGAAGTTATCGGATATTTGGTTGGTAACACGATCGGACATTTTTGGGTAGGATTACACCCTACTCAGAGCAAGTGTTTTAATGGAACGAGTAATACAGCCATGGAGTTCACCAACTCGGAGACCGGACTATCGTGCGTTCCCCTGTGCGTGTCTGTGTCCAACGACCGGCAGCGGACAGTGAGATCGTGCAACGAAATAATGGATGGATATTATTGTGAAGACTCTCAAGGGGATTTTTGCAGAGATAACGCAGTCATCGTGGACAACGCGCAGTGTATGTTTGCGCCCTGTGAACACAAATGCACtgctttgaaaaaaaatgcatacaaGTGTTCATGTAAGGAAGGATTCCGTCCCAACGCGCGAGATCCACGACGCTGCGATTTATATTGCGCAGCAAAAGTGTGTGACGCGTTGTGTATGAGAAGCGGATCGGCCTGTTGGTGCCCGGATGGTTTTGTTAAAAGCGACCAAAAGTGCGAAGATATTGATGAATGTGAATCAAATCATGGCTGCGCACAAATGTGCGAAAATACCATAGGAAGTTATAAATGTGCTTGCTATGACCCTTACGTAGTCGTTAACAAAACTGATTGCACTCTCGGTCCTATTCCATTTAATAGTCCAGTAGGCCCGTTCACAACCCCATCGCCTAATTTTATAGCGCAGGGAGTCCTGTCGACTCCTGGAAAATATATTGGGCTGATAATATTTCTAGTTGTGGCTGTTTCTTCTGTATTAGTACTTGTGCAGTATTTACGCAGCCGCAAAGCAACTGTACAGGAAAGCAACCCACCACCATATGACGAGTGTTGACATGAAAAAGAGCTTACAGAAATGGTAATCCATAATATTAAAAAGGTCTGCACATTTCAAGTGACGCTGCTCCTTTAGGATTTTGTGTGCAAGAAGTTGGGAAATGTACTTTTTCCTCTGTTTGATCTCCACATTTATCATCACAATATGATGTTCTTATGatttaaagttgtttattttttacagcaaatgaaCTGTGAGATGTTAGACATGTGAAAGTAAAACTTACATCATAGAGAGTTTATATAGTATGCCCTTTGATAAGAAGTAATCTTCTCTAATCTTTCTCTAAGTTCATTTAGTATGTGTATTTTCATTGGTATctctatatttttgtatattatcgGTTAACCTGAATTTTAACTGAACACTTGTATCTTATAAATGCAtaagataaatacatttttgacttGCTAAAGATCACCTGGTATGGTAATGAATGGGGTAAACCTTGTTAAAGGAATGCTTTGGAATctttaaaaagcacatttaaggttaaaatctgacaaaacacaaGTGTTTTGGCTTACGACTGTAGTgtttttgtatatacagttgacgaattattatatttattcatataattattgtatatacagttcggaattattagccctcctgaattattagcatcctgtattttttcccccaatttctgtttaaggaagagaagatttctttaacacatttctaaacagaatagttttaataactcatttct encodes:
- the LOC130244938 gene encoding complement component C1q receptor, with the protein product MMRVLILMFSSFLIVGGSSRVSTTCTAEACLTLHLEKEQFERASKNCIDNGGKLVTMRNEDELQSVKSAFLAAAAEDGERERVFGSKLWIGLSLQKKRCTDSTEELHGFRWTSEPEDSQYSYWKKKPLRTCTEKRCVSISLADDFRWTDGSCRDRAFYMCKFLSKGMCRPIVLEERSEVKYNLPFLSEPLTFNERMVMIPHGTWAEVQCVGSEIPIISFCSNQDGPFDWTNSERFCTADKRSCELKNGGCDHLCSVTAEGGVRCECREGYHLMYDKVSCAAKDSCENSPCEFKCVPTVTGYSCACAEGFRLAGDNISCVDINECREDICGEHRCHNTPGSYHCDCHVGFRLVAGKCEDVDECTEPRCEQGCLNSQGSFSCYCHAGFISLSDDRGICIDVDECILGKPCEDICTNTIGSFECSCREHFTLAYNGISCVPNPTEKPQISPGHRESIITNLTRLPDGFGLTTVNPASLNKTNPKTDSIKSRTFLGSSWILVCVLGSAVPLIVLIVITSAFVIYRWKRSRRNILKNATADNYCWVSSGLDNERKKSNTSNYRLNNGQIRA